From Bacillus marinisedimentorum:
AACGACCGCGGCGGCGTGCTCGGCGCCATGGAAACCCAATACCAGCGCGGCAAGATCCAGGAAGAATCAATGCTCTATGAAATGAAAAAACATACCGGCGAACTGCCGATCATCGGTGTCAACACCTATCGCAACCCGAACCCGCCTTCAGAAGAAGAAATGAACACAATTCAGCTGGCACGGGCATCGAAGGAAGAAAAAGAGCAGCAAATCGAAAACCTGAATGCGTTCAAAGAGCGAAATGAAAGTGAAACGGAAGAAGCACTGAAACGCCTTAAAGAAACAGCTGTAACAGGCGGCAACATTTTCGCGGAACTGATGGAATGCGTGAAAGTGGCCAGTCTCGGACAGATCACACATGCCCTATACGAAGTCGGCGGGCAGTACCGGCGCAACATGTAAGACAGGGAAGGGAAATGCGTTTTCTGCGCATTTTCCTCTTTTTTTAAAAGGCTTCCATGATTTTATAGTGACATCCATAAAATATTTATTTTCCGGCGGGCATTCATTTGCCTTTCATTTATGAGGCTGGTAACTTATAATCTTGTTCAGAAGCACTAACGCAGACAAATCTGCTTAAGTCACCGCTGTGAATATGGACAAATTAAAAAAGTTACGGTGAATAGTAGCATATTCTTACCATATTTGTTTATAATGAATGGTACGATTTTTATAAGGGCGCCTGTTTTACAGCAGGTAAATCTGGCAATAATATATAGCAGTCTATTTTTCGTATGTGAACAAGGACGCGAAAACGGCCGGCAGCTGGACGGGCTGCAGGGGCACCGTGTATAACGGGCCTGCACCACGCGGAAGCCGGGCTTTTTGAGTACCTGTCATGATAAAACCGTTTGCAAGGGAGTGGCTGAGATGGCATTGAGTCAATATAAGGACTATGAAGTTGAAGAAATGTCCATGATCGAAATTGCAGTGGAAATCCTGACCGAAGAACGTCAGTCGTATGATTTTCAGGATCTTGTGCTGAAAATTGCCGATGTAAAAGGAATGACAAGGCAGGAAGTGGAGCAGCGCATCGCCCAGTTCTACACAGACATGAATCTCGACGGCCGGTTTGTCAGCCTGGGTGATAATCACTGGGGTCTGAGCCGCTGGTATCCGTATGATTCGGATGAGGACGATTTGAACGCAACGGTCAAGCCGAAGCGGAAAAAGAAAAAGCGTGCCCTTTACGATGATTACGAAGAAGGTTTCGATGATGAAGCGGAAGAAGACGTCGAATCATTTGACGATGATGATGACGACATTCTTGAAGAGGATGAAGACCTGGCTTTTGACGATGATGATGACGAAGAAGAGGTTGACGAAGAACTGATCGAGGAAGATGAGTACGATCTTGACGATCTTGATGAAGACGAGTAAACAACTTGACATTAAATGTCGAACCGGATAAAATTCTATTTGGGCTCTAAAAATGATCGTGTACTGATATAAAACAAAAGCGCTCCCCCTTTGGAAATGAAGGCGGAGCGCTTTTGTTTTTTTATTTTGCTGCTTTGTTAAATGACAGTGTTGATTGGAAAAACGGACATCAAAACTGTGAAGTGACCGCAGAAAAATCACCGGCTTTGATGTGCTTTTTATCAACATTACGCTTTAACAGAGTCATTTTATAATAAAGTCATCAGATGCAAGACCCCCTGAGGAAAAGGGAAAGAACATCACGTCTTTTACAGCATCTCTTTTACTTTTTGTCTCTGTTAAACGCTAGTGTTGATTTCCGTTGCAGGTACTCGCTTTCCGCGGGGCGGGCGGTGAGCCTCCTCATCGCTATAGCTCTTGCGGGGTCTCACCTGTCCCGCTAGTCCCGCTGGAGTCTCGCACCTTCCACTCCAATCAACTAGTATAAAAAATCAACATTGAGCTTTAACACAGTCTACTTTTTAATGAATTGGTAAAAATAATATAGAATCTTGAGGGGGAAGTGCAAATATGACAGCAAAGTATATTTTCGTAACCGGCGGTGTCGTTTCATCGCTTGGAAAAGGAATCACTGCAGCGTCACTCGGCCGCCTGCTGAAAAACCGCGGTTTGAATGTGACTATCCAGAAATTCGACCCGTATATCAATGTGGACCCGGGGACAATGAGCCCGTATCAGCATGGTGAAGTTTTCGTTACAGATGATGGTGCTGAAACTGACCTTGACCTTGGCCACTATGAACGCTTCATCGACATCAACCTCAGCCAGAACAGCAACGTGACAACCGGTAAAATTTACAGTACGGTACTGAAAAAGGAACGCCGCGGCGACTATCTCGGCGGCACAGTGCAGGTTATCCCGCACATCACGAATGAAATCAAAGAACGTGTTTTCCGTGCCGGCCGGGAAACGAATGCAGATGTTGTCATTACTGAAATCGGCGGTACTGTAGGGGATATCGAATCCCTGCCGTTTTTGGAAGCGATCCGTCAGATCAAAAGTGATGTCGGTGTAGATAATGTCATGTACATCCATACGACCCTTGTGCCTTACATCAAAGCTGCAGGGGAAATGAAGACAAAGCCTACCCAGCACAGCGTAAAGGAACTGCGCAGCCTTGGCATTCAGCCAAACGTCATCGTTGTGCGCTCGGAAATGCCGCTCACGCAGGATATGAAAGATAAAATTGCGCTGTTCTGTGACATCAATTCCAAATCTGTCATTGAAGCACTCGATGCTGATACGTTATACCAGGTGCCGCTCGCATTACAGGAGCAGCATTTCGACCAGATCGTCTGCGACCATCTGAAACTGACATGCAATGAAGCGGAAATGACCGAGTGGAAAGCGCTCGTTGAAAAAGTGACAAACCTTTCAAAGGTGACGAATATCGCGCTTGTCGGAAAATACGTGGAATTGCAAGATGCTTATTTATCTGTCGTGGAATCGCTTCGCCATGCCGGTTATGCCTTTGATTCTGATATCCAGATCAAATGGGTGAATGCTGAAGAAGTCACACCGGAAAATGTAGAAGAACTGATCGGTGATGTGGACGGCATCCTCGTACCAGGCGGATTCGGCGACCGCGGAATTGAAGGGAAAATCGAAACGATCCGTTTTGCCCGTGAGAAGAAGGTTCCGTTCTTCGGCATCTGCCTGGGAATGCAGCTTGCATCAGTGGAATTTGCCCGCAATGTCCTTGGACTTGAAGGCGCCCACTCTTCAGAAATCAATCCGGAAACGGGATACCCGGTTATTGACTTGCTTCCTGAGCAAAAGGATATCGAAGACCTTGGCGGCACGCTTCGCCTCGGACTGTATCCGGCTAAACTGAAAG
This genomic window contains:
- a CDS encoding CTP synthase gives rise to the protein MTAKYIFVTGGVVSSLGKGITAASLGRLLKNRGLNVTIQKFDPYINVDPGTMSPYQHGEVFVTDDGAETDLDLGHYERFIDINLSQNSNVTTGKIYSTVLKKERRGDYLGGTVQVIPHITNEIKERVFRAGRETNADVVITEIGGTVGDIESLPFLEAIRQIKSDVGVDNVMYIHTTLVPYIKAAGEMKTKPTQHSVKELRSLGIQPNVIVVRSEMPLTQDMKDKIALFCDINSKSVIEALDADTLYQVPLALQEQHFDQIVCDHLKLTCNEAEMTEWKALVEKVTNLSKVTNIALVGKYVELQDAYLSVVESLRHAGYAFDSDIQIKWVNAEEVTPENVEELIGDVDGILVPGGFGDRGIEGKIETIRFAREKKVPFFGICLGMQLASVEFARNVLGLEGAHSSEINPETGYPVIDLLPEQKDIEDLGGTLRLGLYPAKLKEETNAYTAYQDEIVYERHRHRYEFNNEYRQQMETAGFVFSGTSPDGRLVEIVEVKDHPWFLASQFHPEFRSRPTRPQPLFRDFIGASLKYRENQ
- the rpoE gene encoding DNA-directed RNA polymerase subunit delta; amino-acid sequence: MALSQYKDYEVEEMSMIEIAVEILTEERQSYDFQDLVLKIADVKGMTRQEVEQRIAQFYTDMNLDGRFVSLGDNHWGLSRWYPYDSDEDDLNATVKPKRKKKKRALYDDYEEGFDDEAEEDVESFDDDDDDILEEDEDLAFDDDDDEEEVDEELIEEDEYDLDDLDEDE